CTTACTGCCTGGCACGAATCCCGCAGGGTGGCGAAACCCGCGGTAATCTGGCCGCCGGTGGCCGCGGCGAGCCGCGTCCGCTGACCGAAAGCGACTGGGAAATTGCCCGCCGCGTTGGCCCGACGCTGAAAGCCAAAGGTCTGATCTTCGTCGGACTGGATATCATCGGCGATCGTCTTACCGAAGTGAACGTCACCAGCCCGACCTGCATTCGTGAAATTGAAGCGGAATTCCCTGTCTCAATCACCGGTATGCTGATGGACGCTATCGAAAAGCGTTTACAAAAATAACCTAACAATACTATTAGTGACAGCGCCTGAGTTTGTCCCCATACTGGGCGCTGTCGCTTTTTAAACCAGGAAACAGTACCTCTGACAATGAATTTACAGCATCACTTTCTTATTGCCATGCCTGCTCTCCAGGACCCGATTTTTCGCCGCGCCGTGGTTTATATTTGTGAATACAATGAAGACGGCGCGATGGGCATTATCATCAATAAACCGCTGGAAAATCTTCAGGTTGAAGGGATTCTGGACAAGCTGAAAATCCCGGCTGAAGCGCGACTGCCGGAAATCCGGCTTGATAAGCCCGTGATGCTGGGTGGACCTCTTGCAGAAGATCGTGGTTTTATCCTGCATACGCCGCCGGTATTCTCTTCCAGCATTCGCATCTCCGACAAGACCGTTATCACGACCTCGCGTGACGTGCTCGAAACGCTGGGCACCGCAGAGCAGCCTTCTGAAGTGCTGGTGGCGCTGGGCTATTCGTCGTGGGAGAAAGGCCAGCTTGAGCAGGAGATCCTCGATAACGCCTGGCTCACCGCCCCTGCGGACATGAATATCCTGTTTAAAACCCCTATCGCCGATCGCTGGCGTGACGCGGCAAAGCTGATTGGCATTGATATCCTGACCATGCCTGGCGTAGCGGGGCACGCCTGATGAGCGGAACGCTTCTTGCCTTCGATTTTGGTACCAAAAGCATTGGCGTCGCCGTGGGGCAGCGCATCACCGGTAC
The Enterobacter pseudoroggenkampii genome window above contains:
- a CDS encoding YqgE/AlgH family protein, whose amino-acid sequence is MNLQHHFLIAMPALQDPIFRRAVVYICEYNEDGAMGIIINKPLENLQVEGILDKLKIPAEARLPEIRLDKPVMLGGPLAEDRGFILHTPPVFSSSIRISDKTVITTSRDVLETLGTAEQPSEVLVALGYSSWEKGQLEQEILDNAWLTAPADMNILFKTPIADRWRDAAKLIGIDILTMPGVAGHA